The following coding sequences are from one Bufo bufo chromosome 2, aBufBuf1.1, whole genome shotgun sequence window:
- the SRRD gene encoding SRR1-like protein isoform X1 — protein MESGTWQVVSKKKAMKKSSRLKENPAGSERLHNLDPDMGCSNVIKRINETMADLRASDFWDSCQGCLLKFPDISPATSDASSINEELMKNLHLEGSRSTCISLQSYDCVCYGLGNFTSCVISRHQMAFLLLFLEQFKIPRCQCYVFDPVFSPLEIAVLQDLGLTVLLTNEEGKHAVRKPTVFYMPHCGKALYNNLLWRNWSCDALSQMVIIGNSFKGIEERLVSRTLQRDYIYIYKSLQVVEETSLPESIHYSDVFNDTSIHSFPTAKLKSLPKETWQSQDEPQYLDCEDLEIIVSPTR, from the exons ATGGAATCGGGCACGTGGCAGGTAGTCAGCAAGAAAAAGGCCATGAAGAAGTCCTCCCGGCTAAAGGAAAATCCAGCTGGATCTGAGCGGCTTCATAACTTGGATCCAGACATGGGTTGCTCTAATGTAATCAAGCGAATTAATGAAACCAT GGCAGATTTGCGAGCGTCTGACTTTTGGGACTCTTGTCAAG GTTGTCTTCTCAAATTTCCAGATATATCACCAGCAACTTCAGACGCCAGCAGTATTAATGAGGAGCTCATGAAGAACCTGCACCTTGagggctccaggtctacctgcattTCTCTCCAGTCCTATGACTGTGTGTGCTATGGTCTGGGAAATTTTACCTCCTGTGTTATATCTCGACATCAAATGGCCTTCTTACTGTTATTCCTGGAACAATTTAAG ATCCCCAGATGCCAGTGCTATGTTTTTGATCCAGTATTTTCTCCATTGGAGATCGCTGTACTGCAGGACCTAGGGCTGACCGTTTTGCTGACAAACGAA GAGGGTAAGCACGCCGTCCGTAAGCCCACCGTCTTCTACATGCCGCATTGTGGAAAGGCGCTGTATAATAACTTGCTCTGGAGGAACTGGTCGTGTGATGCTTTGTCGCAAATGGTCATTATAGGCAACAGTTTCAAAGGGATAGAAGAAAG ATTGGTTTCCAGAACCCTCCAGAGagattacatttatatatataag AGTTTACAGGTTGTAGAAGAAACGTCACTTCCAGAGAGTATTCACTATAGCGATGTTTTCAATGACACCTCCATTCATAGCTTTCCGACTGCAAAACTAAAATCTTTACCTAAGGAAACATGGCAGTCTCAAGATGAACCTCAATATCTAGACTGTGAGGACCTGGAAATCATTGTCAGTCCCACAAGATAG
- the SRRD gene encoding SRR1-like protein isoform X2 has translation MESGTWQVVSKKKAMKKSSRLKENPAGSERLHNLDPDMGCSNVIKRINETMADLRASDFWDSCQDISPATSDASSINEELMKNLHLEGSRSTCISLQSYDCVCYGLGNFTSCVISRHQMAFLLLFLEQFKIPRCQCYVFDPVFSPLEIAVLQDLGLTVLLTNEEGKHAVRKPTVFYMPHCGKALYNNLLWRNWSCDALSQMVIIGNSFKGIEERLVSRTLQRDYIYIYKSLQVVEETSLPESIHYSDVFNDTSIHSFPTAKLKSLPKETWQSQDEPQYLDCEDLEIIVSPTR, from the exons ATGGAATCGGGCACGTGGCAGGTAGTCAGCAAGAAAAAGGCCATGAAGAAGTCCTCCCGGCTAAAGGAAAATCCAGCTGGATCTGAGCGGCTTCATAACTTGGATCCAGACATGGGTTGCTCTAATGTAATCAAGCGAATTAATGAAACCAT GGCAGATTTGCGAGCGTCTGACTTTTGGGACTCTTGTCAAG ATATATCACCAGCAACTTCAGACGCCAGCAGTATTAATGAGGAGCTCATGAAGAACCTGCACCTTGagggctccaggtctacctgcattTCTCTCCAGTCCTATGACTGTGTGTGCTATGGTCTGGGAAATTTTACCTCCTGTGTTATATCTCGACATCAAATGGCCTTCTTACTGTTATTCCTGGAACAATTTAAG ATCCCCAGATGCCAGTGCTATGTTTTTGATCCAGTATTTTCTCCATTGGAGATCGCTGTACTGCAGGACCTAGGGCTGACCGTTTTGCTGACAAACGAA GAGGGTAAGCACGCCGTCCGTAAGCCCACCGTCTTCTACATGCCGCATTGTGGAAAGGCGCTGTATAATAACTTGCTCTGGAGGAACTGGTCGTGTGATGCTTTGTCGCAAATGGTCATTATAGGCAACAGTTTCAAAGGGATAGAAGAAAG ATTGGTTTCCAGAACCCTCCAGAGagattacatttatatatataag AGTTTACAGGTTGTAGAAGAAACGTCACTTCCAGAGAGTATTCACTATAGCGATGTTTTCAATGACACCTCCATTCATAGCTTTCCGACTGCAAAACTAAAATCTTTACCTAAGGAAACATGGCAGTCTCAAGATGAACCTCAATATCTAGACTGTGAGGACCTGGAAATCATTGTCAGTCCCACAAGATAG